A part of Desulfobacter sp. genomic DNA contains:
- a CDS encoding TetR/AcrR family transcriptional regulator, which yields METPKGKNPVQSREKIISAARAIILEKGINALSMRTLAKESNLALRTLYNLYGNKENVIIEIFEQGTRAIEEATARLQSKMENGPWKTAYYQEWIEAVEPIFLENQAEIKPSVIAGFSLVSPGAKKLARIHKRRISIIQGALETAARKGLIWADLDLGVCAKLAYHNYFNVVLQWARGEIDDWGLVVSGRYAVQTILHTLINDPARRKNNLNLLRKLKKRGDDHESC from the coding sequence ATGGAGACACCCAAGGGAAAAAATCCGGTTCAAAGCAGAGAAAAAATCATCAGTGCGGCCAGGGCCATCATACTGGAAAAAGGCATCAATGCCCTGTCCATGAGAACCCTTGCCAAAGAATCCAACCTCGCCCTGCGCACCCTGTATAACCTTTACGGCAACAAGGAAAATGTCATCATTGAGATTTTCGAGCAGGGCACCCGGGCCATTGAAGAAGCAACGGCCAGGCTTCAGTCAAAAATGGAAAACGGCCCCTGGAAGACGGCCTACTACCAGGAATGGATTGAGGCCGTGGAGCCCATATTCCTGGAAAACCAGGCAGAGATCAAGCCCTCGGTGATTGCAGGGTTTTCCCTCGTCTCCCCCGGTGCAAAGAAACTGGCCCGGATACACAAAAGAAGGATCAGCATCATCCAGGGGGCACTGGAGACGGCCGCCCGGAAAGGCCTGATATGGGCGGACCTGGACCTTGGTGTCTGCGCAAAACTTGCCTACCATAATTATTTTAATGTTGTGCTCCAGTGGGCCAGGGGGGAAATCGATGATTGGGGACTGGTTGTTTCCGGGCGGTATGCCGTCCAGACCATTTTGCATACCCTGATCAATGATCCGGCCCGGAGAAAAAACAACCTTAACCTTTTAAGGAAATTAAAAAAACGAGGTGACGACCATGAAAGCTGTTAA
- a CDS encoding penicillin acylase family protein, with translation MKAVKIILAVIVGAALISGAGFYFFFQAAVPGYQGTIPVKGLKAAVEVRTDPHGVPHIYAENEEDLYFAQGYIIARERMFQMDMTRLAGRGELSSVFGERTLEKDRFLKTLGFYRHARKSYPAMLPETRMAVEAFTRGVNTYLETAETLPREYFFLGTRPGPWTPEDSVATAMLMAYSLTRSKKVDLAMTRVLEQAGPELLDLILPAYPEFAPTLTGKPTRQENNGLALQKGIKAGPGTVAPARMDFPFPMDIAASNWMLFSGAATTSGKALFAGSPDLAPTLPALFYLMHIKGGDIDAVGGVLPGVPGMGPLGFNGHFAYSAVNGRGDELDYFIEKINPDNPDQYLTEAGYEDFQIIEETLRIKTGDRMETRPMKIRISRHGPMISDVLPGAPAHCAMQWAALDLPNRDIDGLIQLLKARDFSQFRRALSRIRTINLNIGYADKRGNIGWQFTAAPPVRKAGKGSTVLPGWAGEYDWTGFVPFEDLPFDYNPEKGYVGSFNNDPGGTPYHLTNFYLFERAIRFEEIMKAQAGQPVDLERLKSFQLDTGSAVARRWTPLIIEACRQETRLAPVLSLLSEWDCKIDMESSAATFFNYFYYKMMAATLADETGEKLWKEKLSREYLYYIPDLLLSRIIRIPDHPLFDDGRTPAVKENRDDIIRRAAAEAMDYLGAAHGKDPENWQWGRVHKMPFNHPLGGKLPFLNLDPIPTHGSHHTINSGFWNPDRPFEMSSGGVIRMMVDFSDLEKSTFISPPGQSGHYLSPYYDDLAHTWAAGDQIPMHYLTGRDLPQQLTLLPE, from the coding sequence ATGAAAGCTGTTAAAATTATTCTGGCTGTGATTGTGGGGGCCGCACTTATTTCCGGGGCCGGGTTCTATTTCTTTTTCCAGGCCGCCGTTCCCGGGTATCAGGGGACCATACCCGTCAAGGGCCTGAAGGCGGCGGTGGAAGTCCGGACAGATCCCCACGGGGTGCCCCATATCTATGCCGAAAACGAGGAAGACCTCTATTTTGCCCAGGGATATATCATTGCACGGGAACGGATGTTCCAGATGGACATGACCCGGCTGGCTGGCAGGGGGGAACTCTCCTCGGTATTTGGGGAACGGACCCTGGAAAAGGACAGGTTTCTCAAAACCCTGGGATTTTACCGCCATGCCAGAAAAAGCTACCCGGCCATGCTGCCGGAAACCCGGATGGCTGTTGAGGCCTTTACCCGGGGGGTCAACACATACCTGGAAACCGCAGAGACCCTGCCCAGGGAATATTTTTTCCTGGGTACCCGGCCCGGACCATGGACACCGGAGGATTCCGTGGCAACCGCCATGCTCATGGCCTACAGCCTGACCCGCTCCAAAAAAGTGGACCTGGCCATGACCCGGGTCCTTGAACAGGCAGGACCGGAATTGCTTGATCTCATCCTGCCCGCCTATCCGGAATTTGCACCGACACTCACCGGCAAGCCCACCCGGCAGGAGAACAATGGCCTTGCCCTGCAAAAAGGAATCAAAGCCGGCCCAGGCACCGTGGCCCCTGCCCGTATGGATTTTCCCTTTCCCATGGATATTGCGGCCAGCAATTGGATGCTCTTTTCCGGGGCGGCCACCACATCGGGCAAGGCCCTTTTTGCAGGCAGCCCGGACCTGGCCCCCACCCTGCCCGCCCTCTTTTACCTCATGCACATTAAAGGCGGGGATATTGATGCGGTGGGCGGCGTGCTCCCCGGGGTACCCGGAATGGGCCCCCTGGGCTTCAACGGCCATTTCGCTTACAGCGCCGTCAACGGCAGGGGGGACGAACTGGATTACTTCATCGAAAAAATCAACCCGGATAATCCGGACCAATACCTCACCGAAGCGGGGTACGAGGATTTTCAAATCATTGAGGAGACCCTGCGCATCAAAACCGGGGACAGAATGGAAACCCGGCCCATGAAGATCAGAATTTCCCGCCACGGCCCCATGATATCCGATGTCCTGCCCGGCGCCCCGGCCCACTGCGCCATGCAATGGGCGGCCCTGGACCTGCCGAACAGGGATATCGACGGCCTGATCCAATTGCTCAAAGCCCGGGATTTTTCCCAGTTCAGACGGGCATTGAGCCGGATCCGCACCATCAACCTCAATATCGGGTATGCGGATAAACGGGGCAATATCGGCTGGCAGTTTACGGCGGCCCCACCGGTCCGAAAAGCCGGTAAGGGCTCGACCGTCCTGCCGGGCTGGGCCGGGGAGTACGACTGGACGGGGTTTGTTCCCTTTGAAGACCTTCCCTTTGACTACAATCCGGAAAAGGGGTATGTGGGCTCCTTTAACAATGACCCGGGGGGCACCCCCTATCACCTGACCAATTTTTATCTCTTTGAACGGGCCATCCGGTTTGAAGAGATAATGAAAGCCCAGGCCGGCCAGCCTGTGGATCTGGAACGGCTGAAATCCTTCCAGCTGGATACCGGCTCCGCCGTGGCCCGGCGCTGGACCCCGCTGATAATCGAAGCATGCCGGCAGGAAACCCGCCTTGCCCCGGTCCTTTCCCTGCTATCGGAATGGGACTGCAAAATCGACATGGAGAGCAGTGCCGCCACCTTCTTCAACTATTTCTACTATAAAATGATGGCCGCCACCCTTGCGGACGAAACAGGGGAAAAACTGTGGAAGGAAAAACTGAGCCGGGAATACCTCTATTATATTCCGGATCTCCTGCTCAGCCGCATCATCCGGATTCCGGACCATCCCCTGTTCGACGACGGGCGCACCCCGGCGGTCAAAGAGAACCGGGACGATATCATCCGCCGGGCAGCCGCAGAGGCAATGGATTACCTTGGTGCCGCCCACGGAAAGGACCCGGAAAACTGGCAATGGGGACGGGTCCACAAAATGCCCTTTAACCATCCCCTGGGCGGCAAGCTGCCGTTTTTAAACCTGGATCCCATCCCCACCCACGGGTCCCACCACACCATCAATTCAGGATTCTGGAACCCCGACAGGCCCTTTGAAATGAGTTCAGGCGGGGTGATCCGGATGATGGTGGATTTCTCGGATCTGGAAAAATCCACTTTCATCAGTCCACCGGGCCAGTCCGGCCATTATCTGAGCCCCTATTACGATGACCTGGCCCATACCTGGGCGGCCGGGGACCAGATTCCCATGCACTACCTCACCGGCCGGGATCTGCCCCAGCAGTTAACACTGCTGCCGGAATAA
- a CDS encoding HAMP domain-containing histidine kinase, with protein MKPLPKLKRYISIFMWVVLIVVITAYTVLVYYSQLAGIIETAAYDMRLTARAFSAAYAKDRTSPLPRETRVRGYMGETDLPVWLTENCDPKAMGHDEVQIIQLEPGDKGTDVFILFIVLSHDLLDGKRLYLVKVYEEADDIPDAFRYSEWTEVLVLGLGIGFIVLIFLLIRLLFKKVAGSVLLLSDWAVNLNPEDLEQPRPRFKFREIDELGGLIETAVRDLHQALIREHRFLRHASHELRTPIAVLRTNMDLLDKLNPKPSPMEKTVYQRMGRALDNMHTLTETLLWLSRKEENMPDPEDLDMGELVAELVNEYRPFLAGKEVELTLESQRALAVLPRAACRMALGNLIRNAFQYTDRGNINIQVRERAVVIFNNHGTGQENGQSSDYGFGLGLSLVAQICRKLDLEYENRAVAGGRRASVSWAASTAGS; from the coding sequence ATGAAACCCCTTCCTAAACTCAAACGGTATATCAGCATTTTTATGTGGGTGGTGCTCATCGTGGTGATCACCGCCTATACCGTCCTGGTCTATTACTCTCAACTGGCCGGCATCATTGAGACCGCTGCCTATGACATGAGACTGACGGCCAGGGCGTTTTCAGCCGCCTATGCCAAGGACCGCACCTCGCCGCTGCCCAGGGAAACCCGGGTCAGGGGGTATATGGGGGAAACGGATTTGCCGGTCTGGCTGACAGAAAACTGCGATCCCAAAGCCATGGGCCATGACGAGGTTCAGATCATTCAGCTTGAACCCGGGGATAAAGGAACCGATGTATTTATTCTTTTCATTGTGCTCAGCCATGATCTTTTGGACGGGAAACGGCTCTACCTGGTAAAGGTGTATGAGGAAGCCGATGACATTCCCGATGCCTTCCGGTATTCGGAATGGACGGAGGTGCTGGTGCTCGGGCTGGGCATCGGGTTCATTGTTTTGATTTTTCTGCTGATCCGCCTTTTGTTTAAAAAGGTGGCCGGTTCGGTCCTGCTGCTGTCTGACTGGGCCGTGAACCTCAACCCGGAGGATCTGGAGCAGCCCAGGCCCAGGTTTAAATTCAGGGAAATCGATGAGCTCGGGGGCCTGATCGAAACCGCCGTCAGGGATCTTCACCAGGCATTGATCCGGGAACACAGGTTCCTGCGCCACGCCAGCCATGAATTGCGCACCCCCATTGCCGTGCTCCGGACCAATATGGATCTTCTGGATAAACTCAATCCTAAGCCATCCCCAATGGAAAAAACGGTGTACCAGCGCATGGGACGTGCCCTGGACAATATGCACACCCTCACCGAAACCCTGCTCTGGCTTTCCCGGAAGGAAGAAAATATGCCGGATCCCGAAGACCTTGACATGGGGGAACTGGTGGCCGAACTGGTCAACGAATACCGGCCGTTTCTGGCGGGGAAAGAGGTGGAACTGACCCTGGAAAGCCAAAGGGCATTGGCCGTCCTGCCCCGGGCAGCCTGCCGCATGGCATTGGGCAACCTCATCCGCAACGCCTTTCAGTACACAGACCGGGGAAATATCAATATCCAGGTAAGAGAGAGGGCGGTTGTCATTTTCAATAACCACGGAACCGGACAGGAAAACGGCCAGAGCAGCGACTACGGATTCGGGCTGGGCCTTTCCCTGGTGGCCCAGATCTGCAGGAAGCTTGACCTTGAGTATGAGAACCGGGCGGTTGCCGGCGGCCGCAGGGCATCTGTCTCCTGGGCCGCCTCAACCGCCGGTTCCTGA
- a CDS encoding response regulator transcription factor, which produces MSLFLLLVEDNFDLAATIVQYLELEGMVCDHAASGEAGLNLARENQYDVLLLDIMLPRLDGLGVCEALRKEGRDTPVLMLTARDTLDDKLAGFNCGTDDYLVKPFDMAELIVRIKALARRKSGQARLLRALDLTLDLDSSAARRGERELKLTPTGWILLETLVRAHPAVVTRQKLAQAVWGDEPPETNSLKVHLHKLRKALNQGAEPPVFHTLSKGYVLRREDETPS; this is translated from the coding sequence ATGTCCCTTTTTTTGCTTCTTGTGGAAGATAATTTCGATCTTGCCGCCACCATTGTCCAATACCTTGAACTGGAGGGCATGGTATGCGACCACGCGGCATCCGGCGAGGCCGGGCTGAACCTGGCCCGGGAAAACCAGTATGATGTGCTGCTTCTGGACATCATGCTGCCCAGGCTTGACGGCCTTGGGGTGTGCGAGGCCCTGAGGAAAGAGGGCAGGGATACCCCGGTGCTCATGCTCACGGCCAGGGATACCCTGGATGACAAACTGGCCGGATTCAACTGCGGCACCGACGATTACCTGGTCAAGCCCTTTGATATGGCCGAACTCATTGTCCGTATCAAGGCCCTGGCCCGGCGAAAAAGCGGCCAGGCAAGGCTGCTGAGGGCCCTGGACCTGACCCTGGATCTGGACAGCTCCGCGGCCCGGCGGGGGGAGCGGGAGCTAAAGCTGACCCCCACGGGGTGGATTCTGCTGGAAACCCTGGTCCGTGCCCACCCGGCCGTGGTGACCCGGCAGAAACTGGCCCAGGCCGTATGGGGGGATGAACCGCCTGAAACCAACAGTCTCAAGGTCCATCTCCATAAATTGAGGAAGGCCTTGAACCAGGGAGCGGAACCCCCTGTATTTCATACCCTGTCCAAGGGCTATGTGCTGCGGAGGGAAGATGAAACCCCTTCCTAA
- a CDS encoding DUF2860 family protein, producing the protein MKSKGMSKIILTAALAVMWMVSGALAGEGPVDEAEYGFSGSIFMGGAYSRGELSLEDASEDDNKTLASLSQSPATSSGGGFLVGGDLNYLFSTGTMVTLDTAGGPGMNMEGDYGLVISQYAGDLGTFSMAGYYSEKDVWSDPFVTGSARSKTEMKTLGVVLAWEEILETEFSLRYGYEDADVENDISGSTNSRLKRDGSIHHLGLDWGLFSIGAHEMTAGLLGEIGNIDGDAYAFKGGQASLGYTFHGNGWEFETGLYLGKRDYDGIHPRFGKEREDTRYGIDTAWTLYNPLGFENYFISLFAGYDKADSNIGFYDQSAWSAGAGIGLRF; encoded by the coding sequence ATGAAATCCAAAGGAATGAGTAAAATTATTTTGACCGCTGCCCTGGCAGTGATGTGGATGGTTTCCGGCGCCCTGGCCGGGGAGGGGCCTGTGGATGAGGCCGAATACGGATTTTCGGGAAGCATTTTCATGGGCGGGGCCTATTCCAGGGGGGAATTATCCCTGGAAGATGCCTCCGAAGACGATAATAAAACCCTGGCCTCCCTTTCCCAGTCCCCGGCAACGAGTTCCGGCGGGGGATTTCTGGTCGGCGGGGATCTGAATTATCTTTTTTCCACCGGCACCATGGTGACCCTGGATACGGCAGGGGGGCCGGGCATGAACATGGAAGGGGACTACGGCCTTGTGATCTCCCAGTATGCCGGGGATTTGGGAACCTTTTCCATGGCCGGATACTATTCCGAGAAAGATGTCTGGTCCGATCCCTTTGTCACCGGCAGTGCGCGGTCTAAAACGGAGATGAAAACCCTCGGTGTGGTCCTGGCCTGGGAGGAGATTCTTGAAACAGAATTTTCCCTGCGCTACGGATATGAAGATGCGGATGTGGAGAATGATATTTCCGGCAGTACCAACAGCCGGCTGAAACGGGACGGGAGTATTCACCACCTGGGACTGGATTGGGGGCTGTTCAGCATTGGCGCCCATGAAATGACCGCCGGCCTTCTGGGCGAGATCGGGAATATTGATGGAGATGCCTATGCCTTTAAGGGGGGACAGGCCAGCCTGGGCTACACCTTCCATGGCAATGGCTGGGAGTTTGAGACGGGGTTGTATCTTGGGAAACGGGATTATGACGGGATTCACCCCCGGTTCGGAAAAGAGCGGGAGGACACCCGGTACGGCATTGACACGGCCTGGACCTTATATAACCCACTGGGCTTTGAGAATTATTTTATCAGCCTTTTTGCCGGATATGACAAGGCCGATTCCAATATCGGGTTCTATGACCAGTCTGCCTGGAGCGCCGGTGCGGGCATTGGGCTGCGGTTCTAA
- a CDS encoding TolC family protein, with the protein MTLRLIMWTSCCLALLGQGCAALGPKAAPPVQKLPEKLASAPLTSDLRITATLLELVRDSRARALVAEALENNHDIAATALRLKSSGLLLSQTDAARRPKLDGGYQGTRHNQSPTRAPQGSHRLFLAISWELDLWGKLADRHRAGEMNLEAEKKNYHLAMDALAARVLQTWFRARAGKMRLDIHDRRVRIYRDIENTVLARYRAGLGSLQDISTARAQTHRARAGRVQAQEEYAATVRDLELLLGRYPGNGLGIASTLPRVGLAAPRAPASILVHRPDVQAALQKARAALNHAKAGYKELLPSITLTGNLFRDNAVLARLGASGTGWNLAGDLLFPLFNAGRIRNQARAADETAQAAYREFAGVMLRAMKEAENTFARESRLKERLGFLEKAMANAKRSSAYYESRFKEGLATIMELHTAREQELDALQAILDVKADRIINRVDMALAVGTGIFERKKNED; encoded by the coding sequence ATGACCCTTCGACTGATTATGTGGACATCCTGCTGCCTTGCCCTCCTGGGCCAGGGCTGTGCGGCCCTGGGCCCCAAGGCCGCCCCTCCGGTGCAGAAGCTGCCGGAAAAACTGGCGTCAGCGCCCCTGACATCCGACCTTAGGATCACCGCCACCTTGCTGGAACTGGTCCGGGACAGCCGGGCCAGGGCCCTGGTGGCCGAAGCCCTTGAAAACAACCATGATATCGCGGCAACGGCCCTGCGTCTGAAATCATCGGGCCTGCTGCTATCCCAAACGGATGCGGCCCGGCGGCCCAAACTGGATGGGGGCTACCAGGGGACAAGGCATAACCAGTCCCCGACCCGGGCCCCCCAGGGCAGCCACAGGCTCTTTCTTGCCATCTCATGGGAACTGGATTTGTGGGGAAAACTGGCCGACCGGCACAGGGCCGGGGAAATGAACCTTGAGGCGGAAAAGAAAAATTATCACCTGGCCATGGATGCCCTGGCCGCCCGGGTGCTTCAAACCTGGTTCCGGGCCAGGGCCGGTAAAATGCGCCTGGATATCCATGACCGGCGGGTCCGGATTTACCGGGACATTGAGAATACGGTGTTGGCCCGGTATAGGGCGGGCCTGGGCAGCCTCCAGGATATTTCCACGGCCCGGGCCCAAACCCATAGGGCCCGGGCCGGCCGGGTCCAGGCCCAGGAAGAGTATGCCGCCACCGTCAGGGACCTTGAGCTGCTGCTGGGGCGCTATCCGGGCAATGGGCTTGGGATCGCCTCCACCCTTCCCCGGGTGGGCCTGGCAGCGCCCCGGGCCCCGGCATCCATCCTGGTCCACCGCCCCGATGTCCAGGCCGCCCTTCAAAAGGCCCGGGCCGCCCTGAACCATGCCAAAGCCGGATACAAGGAACTGCTGCCTTCCATCACCCTAACGGGCAACCTATTCAGGGACAATGCCGTACTGGCCCGCCTTGGGGCATCGGGAACCGGCTGGAACCTGGCCGGGGACCTCCTATTTCCCCTGTTCAACGCCGGGCGGATCCGGAACCAGGCAAGGGCCGCCGATGAAACGGCACAGGCCGCCTACCGGGAATTTGCCGGAGTGATGCTCCGGGCCATGAAAGAGGCGGAAAACACATTTGCCAGGGAATCCCGCCTGAAAGAAAGGCTTGGGTTCCTGGAAAAGGCCATGGCCAATGCCAAAAGGAGCAGTGCTTATTACGAGTCCCGCTTTAAAGAGGGGCTGGCCACCATCATGGAACTGCACACGGCAAGGGAGCAGGAACTGGATGCCCTCCAGGCCATCCTCGATGTCAAGGCCGACCGGATAATCAACCGGGTGGACATGGCTTTGGCCGTGGGAACCGGTATATTTGAAAGGAAGAAAAATGAAGACTGA
- a CDS encoding efflux RND transporter periplasmic adaptor subunit, with translation MKTEKIKKWILFCLAAPACALGAVSLYAMKPDRQVQIKGEIPLKQVSYVKAAPGDYPARIKTFGEVAPKWTTTLRAQVGGRIIRINKDLEPGHRLASGDLLLEIDGTDYRAALAQAKLELENASVHLIQAERKAAQARADWQGAGITQAPSSPLVFHGPQLKAARARVTSARESVAKAQKDLDRTRITAPYGGLVVQRFADKGETLFPGDQVATLVSAGEVEIRVSLDQAQINGLGRWQNARSTLMDPATGRAWQGKLVRDGGRVDPNTRLCNFFIRAEDPDKTLRPGMFVTAVISGSSPARLLALPESALTREGDIWIIDKEDRLRRRPARPAFYEAGRVFVESQFIKTGPSRMRVAALPAPSFIAGTKVSPQLLKKGS, from the coding sequence ATGAAGACTGAAAAAATAAAAAAATGGATACTCTTTTGCCTGGCCGCCCCGGCCTGCGCCCTTGGGGCGGTCAGCCTCTATGCCATGAAACCCGACCGGCAGGTCCAGATAAAAGGCGAGATCCCCCTGAAACAGGTCTCCTATGTGAAGGCCGCCCCCGGCGACTATCCCGCCCGGATCAAAACCTTCGGAGAGGTGGCCCCCAAATGGACCACCACCCTCAGGGCCCAGGTGGGGGGACGGATCATCCGGATCAATAAAGACCTTGAGCCGGGGCACCGCCTTGCTTCAGGGGATCTTCTTCTGGAAATAGACGGCACCGATTACAGGGCCGCCCTGGCCCAGGCGAAACTGGAACTTGAAAACGCCAGTGTCCATCTTATCCAGGCCGAGCGAAAGGCAGCCCAGGCAAGGGCCGACTGGCAAGGGGCCGGCATCACCCAGGCCCCCTCCTCTCCCCTGGTCTTCCACGGCCCCCAGCTCAAGGCGGCCCGGGCCAGGGTGACCTCTGCCCGGGAAAGCGTGGCAAAGGCCCAGAAGGACCTGGACCGGACCCGGATCACCGCCCCCTACGGCGGGCTGGTGGTCCAGCGGTTTGCCGATAAAGGAGAAACCCTTTTTCCAGGGGACCAGGTGGCCACCCTGGTCAGCGCGGGGGAGGTGGAGATCCGTGTGAGCCTGGACCAGGCCCAGATCAACGGCCTGGGCAGGTGGCAGAATGCCCGGTCCACCCTCATGGATCCCGCCACCGGCCGGGCGTGGCAGGGGAAACTGGTCCGGGACGGGGGGCGGGTGGATCCCAACACCCGACTCTGCAATTTTTTTATCCGTGCCGAAGACCCGGATAAAACACTGCGGCCGGGGATGTTCGTCACCGCCGTGATCAGCGGCAGTTCCCCTGCACGGCTGCTGGCCCTGCCGGAATCGGCCTTAACCCGGGAAGGGGATATCTGGATCATCGACAAGGAAGACCGGCTCAGGCGGCGGCCTGCCCGGCCGGCCTTTTACGAAGCCGGCCGGGTCTTTGTGGAAAGTCAATTCATTAAAACAGGTCCGTCCAGGATGCGGGTGGCGGCCCTGCCGGCCCCAAGCTTCATCGCCGGCACCAAAGTGTCCCCGCAGCTTTTAAAGAAAGGCAGTTAA